Proteins from a single region of Peptococcaceae bacterium 1198_IL3148:
- the ilvN gene encoding acetolactate synthase small subunit: protein MKHSLAVLVLNKPGVLARISGLLSRRMFNIESIAAGLTEDPDITRITVVVQGDDQVLDQVVKQLSKLVDVIKIVRIEGEELINRELALIKVKVNPDKRSDVVDIVEIFRAKIVDVSRETMVIELTGDEQKIDALCEVLRDHGIVEMVRTGKIALSRRATAAKEGTDI from the coding sequence ATGAAACACAGTCTAGCTGTCTTGGTGTTGAACAAGCCTGGTGTTCTGGCTCGTATATCCGGTTTATTGTCCAGGCGGATGTTTAACATTGAAAGCATTGCTGCCGGATTGACCGAGGACCCAGATATTACCCGTATTACCGTGGTAGTCCAGGGTGATGATCAAGTGCTGGATCAAGTGGTTAAACAGTTATCTAAACTGGTGGATGTAATTAAAATTGTGCGTATTGAAGGTGAAGAATTAATCAATCGGGAGCTGGCGCTAATAAAGGTTAAGGTCAACCCTGATAAACGCTCAGATGTGGTGGATATTGTAGAAATCTTTCGGGCAAAAATTGTTGATGTAAGCCGTGAAACCATGGTCATTGAATTGACTGGTGATGAGCAGAAAATTGATGCCCTATGTGAAGTATTGCGGGACCATGGCATTGTGGAAATGGTCAGGACAGGCAAAATTGCATTGTCCAGAAGGGCAACGGCTGCCAAAGAGGGAACCGATATTTAG